A genomic stretch from Candidatus Thermoplasmatota archaeon includes:
- the smc gene encoding chromosome segregation protein SMC, whose product MHLKSIELENFKSFGRHVVIPFLPGFTAITGPNGSGKSNISDAILFVLGPNSPRAIRAGKLTDLIFNGGKTKQGAKFCKVSLTFDNTDRTIPIDGDEVTLTRLVKYSKTSKDNYYSYFYVNGRASNLTEFENLLAHARISADGYNIVKQGDVTRIVEMSPLERRRLLDDIAGITKFDDDIVRAEKKRVEVEQNLERIGIILREIDQQLRLLEKDREGAEKYRNLKTEQDLVRAKLAVKRAEAARRGILAAREAIARHEQDKRDLEGKLAQLREELGTVEARLAEIDQRFAATGGEEARELRGKVEAMRVEIAKAEELANHCKLEIQERKAEAASTKAALATTEKERKRLDKERAEAEAKLAKARRAAEEKSAALEGVRGLVSRSNSTASDLQRELARMKVDYERLQADVHESELARDRLAAAVERASTELGHAQELVKTCEFEIKDVDWNLKELRKEDKGASDKLESLRREHFAQKKEEGEISRQMAELEPVVRKLRTEYSQLKAEADAAESFQKGYTRAVEAILAARDEGRLKGICGTIAELGKVDKKYETALETAAGGRLMSIVTETDADAAAAIELLKKHRLGRATFLPLSKMVAGRPSGKPLMTVREEGAIGFAIDLMQYDAKHKAAMWYVFRDTIVVKNLDVARRHMGGVRLVTLDGDIIDAGGAMTGGTETTQTKLKFGAPSREDLDKVAKRLRAAVEQQEHLSQRLLELREAIVKIEDAMRGMGVDTAGKAARLTDLEARRKEYEAKLSAQRGLVEKLEKDLATSRRDLEKHEARIRAGEEKLAAMDASREDTGKLLLKSTAKDLAEKLTTYQDELLALNDDVRALASQLDTGAKQAQIVGERIRELTERLAATEAAIEENHRTAEAQTKLARDKGEELSVLLKVEQQQSGEARKLQEERDRTYERKVDLAGKIAKLAEKIDATGDLVIHQQAKIPEFEADLAEAESERAAYAHVELPAEIGETLDELKPRNKEIEQALARIGPINMRALEDHDASLARKKELEDETARLSQQKEELLALVEEINVKKKEGLMKVFEEINRNFSDIFSRLSDGGTAELRLENEARPFEGGLVIRAQPKGKKVYRLDLLSGGEKGLTSMAFIFAIQRYAPSPFYVLDEVDQNLDGINAELIAKMVKENSTKAQFLQISLRKVTLKEADHVYGVTMQETGFTDIVGEVKLEDLVEPEDKPKAATSEVTA is encoded by the coding sequence ATGCACTTAAAGAGCATCGAGCTCGAGAACTTCAAGAGCTTCGGGCGACACGTCGTGATCCCGTTCCTTCCCGGCTTCACGGCGATCACCGGGCCCAACGGCTCGGGCAAGTCCAACATCTCCGACGCGATCCTGTTCGTCCTTGGCCCAAACTCGCCGCGCGCCATCCGCGCCGGCAAGCTCACCGACCTCATCTTCAACGGCGGGAAGACGAAGCAAGGCGCGAAGTTCTGCAAGGTGAGCCTCACCTTCGACAACACCGACCGCACGATCCCCATCGACGGCGACGAGGTCACGCTCACGCGCCTTGTCAAGTATTCGAAGACGAGCAAGGACAACTACTACAGCTACTTCTACGTGAACGGCCGCGCGAGCAACCTCACCGAGTTCGAGAACCTGCTCGCGCACGCGCGCATCAGCGCCGACGGCTACAACATCGTGAAGCAAGGCGACGTCACGCGCATCGTCGAGATGAGCCCGCTCGAACGCCGCCGCCTGCTCGACGACATCGCCGGCATCACGAAGTTCGACGACGACATCGTGCGCGCCGAGAAGAAGCGCGTCGAGGTCGAGCAGAACCTGGAGCGCATCGGCATCATCCTCCGCGAGATCGACCAGCAGCTTCGCCTGCTGGAGAAGGACCGCGAAGGCGCCGAGAAGTACCGGAACCTCAAGACCGAGCAGGACCTCGTCCGCGCGAAGCTCGCGGTGAAGCGCGCCGAAGCCGCTCGCCGCGGCATCCTTGCCGCGCGCGAGGCCATCGCGCGCCACGAGCAGGACAAGCGCGACCTCGAGGGAAAGCTCGCGCAGCTGCGCGAGGAGCTGGGGACGGTGGAGGCGCGCCTGGCCGAGATCGACCAACGCTTCGCGGCGACCGGCGGCGAGGAGGCGCGCGAGCTTCGGGGCAAGGTCGAGGCCATGCGCGTCGAGATCGCCAAGGCCGAGGAGCTCGCGAACCACTGCAAGCTCGAGATCCAGGAGCGCAAGGCCGAGGCCGCAAGCACCAAGGCGGCCCTTGCCACGACCGAGAAGGAGCGCAAGCGGCTCGACAAGGAGCGGGCCGAGGCCGAGGCCAAGCTCGCCAAGGCGAGGCGGGCGGCCGAGGAGAAGAGCGCCGCGCTCGAAGGGGTCCGCGGCCTCGTCTCGCGGTCGAACAGCACGGCAAGCGACCTCCAGCGCGAGCTCGCCCGCATGAAGGTCGACTACGAGCGCCTGCAGGCCGACGTGCACGAGTCCGAGCTTGCGCGCGACCGCCTCGCGGCGGCCGTGGAGCGGGCCTCGACGGAGCTTGGCCACGCGCAGGAGCTCGTCAAGACCTGCGAATTCGAGATCAAGGACGTGGACTGGAACCTGAAGGAGCTCCGCAAGGAGGACAAGGGGGCAAGCGACAAGCTCGAGAGCCTCCGGCGCGAGCACTTTGCGCAGAAGAAGGAGGAGGGCGAGATCTCGCGTCAGATGGCCGAGCTTGAGCCCGTCGTGCGCAAGCTCCGCACCGAGTACAGCCAGCTCAAGGCCGAAGCCGACGCCGCCGAGTCCTTCCAGAAGGGCTACACGCGCGCCGTCGAGGCCATCCTCGCGGCGCGCGACGAGGGTCGCCTGAAGGGCATCTGCGGCACGATCGCCGAACTTGGCAAGGTCGACAAGAAGTACGAGACGGCGCTCGAGACGGCCGCGGGCGGGCGCCTCATGTCCATCGTGACGGAGACCGACGCCGACGCCGCCGCGGCGATCGAGCTTCTGAAGAAGCACCGCCTCGGGCGCGCCACGTTCCTGCCGCTCAGCAAGATGGTCGCCGGCCGGCCGTCGGGCAAGCCGCTCATGACCGTGCGCGAGGAGGGCGCGATCGGCTTTGCGATCGACCTCATGCAGTACGACGCCAAGCACAAGGCGGCCATGTGGTACGTCTTCCGCGACACGATCGTCGTGAAGAACCTCGACGTCGCGCGGCGTCACATGGGCGGCGTCCGGCTCGTCACGCTCGACGGCGACATCATCGACGCCGGCGGGGCCATGACCGGCGGCACGGAGACCACGCAGACGAAGCTCAAGTTCGGCGCGCCCTCCCGCGAGGACCTCGACAAGGTCGCAAAGCGCCTGCGCGCGGCCGTCGAGCAGCAGGAGCACCTCTCGCAGCGCCTGCTGGAGCTTCGCGAGGCCATCGTGAAGATCGAGGACGCCATGCGCGGCATGGGCGTCGACACGGCCGGAAAGGCAGCGCGACTCACCGACCTCGAGGCGCGGCGCAAGGAGTACGAGGCCAAGCTCTCCGCCCAGAGGGGCCTCGTCGAGAAGCTCGAGAAGGACCTCGCGACGAGCCGGCGCGACCTCGAGAAGCACGAGGCGCGCATCCGAGCCGGGGAGGAGAAGCTCGCCGCCATGGACGCGTCGCGCGAGGACACCGGCAAGCTCCTGCTGAAGAGCACCGCCAAGGATCTCGCCGAGAAGCTCACGACCTACCAGGATGAGCTCCTCGCGCTCAACGACGACGTCCGCGCGCTCGCAAGCCAGCTCGACACCGGCGCCAAGCAGGCCCAGATCGTGGGCGAGCGCATCCGGGAGCTCACGGAGCGCCTCGCGGCGACCGAGGCGGCGATCGAGGAGAACCATCGCACGGCGGAGGCGCAGACGAAGCTTGCCCGCGACAAGGGCGAGGAGCTTTCGGTCCTGCTCAAGGTCGAGCAGCAGCAAAGCGGCGAAGCGCGAAAGCTCCAGGAGGAGCGCGACCGCACCTACGAGCGCAAGGTCGACCTTGCGGGAAAGATCGCCAAGCTCGCCGAGAAGATCGACGCCACGGGCGACCTCGTGATCCACCAGCAGGCCAAGATCCCCGAGTTCGAGGCCGACCTCGCCGAGGCGGAGTCCGAGCGGGCGGCGTACGCGCACGTGGAGCTTCCCGCCGAGATCGGCGAGACGCTCGACGAGCTCAAGCCTCGCAACAAGGAGATCGAGCAGGCGCTTGCGCGCATCGGCCCCATCAACATGCGCGCGCTCGAGGACCACGACGCAAGCCTCGCGCGCAAGAAGGAGCTCGAGGACGAGACGGCGCGTCTCTCCCAGCAGAAGGAGGAGCTCCTCGCGCTCGTCGAGGAGATCAACGTCAAGAAGAAGGAGGGCCTTATGAAGGTCTTCGAGGAGATCAACCGGAACTTCTCCGACATCTTCTCCCGTCTGTCCGACGGCGGCACGGCCGAGCTTCGCCTCGAGAACGAGGCGCGGCCGTTCGAGGGCGGCCTCGTCATCCGGGCCCAGCCCAAGGGCAAGAAGGTCTACCGCCTCGACCTTCTGTCGGGAGGCGAGAAGGGCCTCACCTCCATGGCCTTCATCTTCGCCATCCAGCGGTACGCGCCCTCGCCCTTCTACGTGCTTGACGAGGTCGATCAGAACCTCGACGGCATCAACGCGGAGCTCATCGCGAAGATGGTGAAGGAGAACAGCACGAAGGCGCAGTTCCTCCAGATCTCGCTCCGCAAGGTCACGCTCAAGGAGGCCGACCACGTCTACGGCGTGACCATGCAGGAGACCGGATTCACGGACATCGTGGGCGAGGTGAAGCTCGAGGATCTCGTCGAGCCGGAAGACAAGCCCAAAGCGGCGACGTCCGAGGTGACCGCGTGA
- a CDS encoding helix-turn-helix domain-containing protein, with amino-acid sequence MVLSSAPSCVQALGSKDGPGQGASLPGRPPLPPLPKPILPTAPTLPADTADAPSSLDALPAAPDPAPTASQARAYAHAARAYAEGTSAQAASDPAPLETDDDVRPCDAPGDLEQQLVRRAEALARRVGVQFRMSQERSVADLCGEAREPGSTEKAPDASDELATAAETSPTVGLAPLASPSPASQADRNAAPGGPDADRAAGPTFLPSAASPAPPLAGPLPILVLLGALLLPAWLLYRRLCRNRALDQPTRRRILERLDESPGATAGALAAALAIDRDTAEHHLRVLRQFREVEERRVGARLRYFRTGRMGSEAERMARLATANPSTRRVLSVLARDPSAPLAVVAQRAGLPKSTARDHLRRLETLGLRTQGRLSPEAIDALAAHSKANW; translated from the coding sequence GTGGTCCTGTCAAGCGCGCCGTCGTGCGTGCAGGCCCTCGGATCCAAGGACGGGCCCGGGCAGGGAGCCAGCCTTCCGGGCCGACCCCCCCTTCCGCCCCTGCCCAAGCCGATCCTACCCACCGCGCCCACTCTTCCGGCCGACACCGCCGACGCGCCATCGTCGCTTGACGCCCTGCCGGCGGCACCCGATCCTGCGCCCACGGCCTCGCAGGCGCGCGCCTACGCCCACGCCGCCCGCGCGTACGCCGAGGGCACGAGTGCGCAAGCGGCGTCCGATCCCGCGCCGCTCGAAACCGACGATGACGTGCGGCCGTGCGACGCCCCTGGAGACCTGGAACAGCAGCTCGTGCGCCGGGCGGAGGCGCTCGCACGGAGGGTCGGCGTCCAGTTCCGCATGTCCCAGGAGAGGAGCGTCGCGGACCTTTGCGGCGAGGCGCGCGAGCCGGGCTCGACCGAAAAGGCTCCCGACGCAAGCGACGAGCTGGCGACCGCGGCGGAAACGTCCCCGACGGTTGGCCTCGCACCGCTTGCATCGCCCTCGCCCGCGTCGCAAGCCGACCGGAACGCCGCCCCCGGAGGGCCCGACGCGGATCGCGCCGCCGGACCGACCTTCCTTCCCAGCGCCGCGTCGCCGGCCCCGCCGCTTGCCGGACCGCTGCCCATCTTGGTCCTGCTGGGCGCGCTCCTCCTGCCCGCGTGGCTCCTCTACCGGCGCCTCTGCCGCAACCGCGCGCTCGATCAGCCCACACGACGCCGGATCCTCGAACGCCTCGACGAAAGCCCGGGCGCCACGGCGGGCGCCCTCGCCGCCGCGCTTGCGATCGACCGCGACACGGCCGAGCACCACCTGCGCGTCTTGCGGCAGTTCCGCGAGGTCGAAGAGCGGCGCGTGGGCGCGCGCCTGCGGTACTTCCGGACCGGGCGCATGGGCTCCGAGGCCGAGCGCATGGCGCGCCTGGCGACGGCCAACCCGTCCACGCGCCGCGTGCTCTCCGTCCTCGCGCGCGACCCGTCCGCGCCGCTTGCCGTGGTCGCGCAGCGGGCCGGGCTTCCCAAGAGCACGGCAAGGGACCACCTGCGCCGACTCGAGACGCTGGGCCTGCGGACGCAGGGCCGGCTTTCGCCCGAGGCGATCGACGCCCTCGCGGCTCACTCGAAGGCGAACTGGTAG
- the gatE gene encoding Glu-tRNA(Gln) amidotransferase subunit GatE has protein sequence MDWRAVGLKVGLEIHQQLDTDKLFCRCPSVLEETHDLEFTRRLRPTQSELGEVDRAALEQARKRLTYRYQASRGSSCLVELDEEPPHAISERAVRVGLTVARLLSARPVDEVHVMRKIVVDGSNTTGFQRTALLAQAGRVEAPSGGASIDAICLEEDACRKVSTDERGITYKLDRLGIPLLEIATGPDIRTPEQAREVALAIGQALRATGKVKRGLGTIRQDLNVSIEGGARVEIKGVQELNLLPVAVEREVERQRKLLEIRGRLAERKVLESSLRDLQVDATHLFAKTSAKVVQSATGKGGVVLALRLHGFAGLLGSKKEGWPRLGSELAAHAKARAGVKGIFHTDELPDYGISAEEVNAVRSALQCGPEDAFALVADERSRAAAALEAVRERAIGALLGVPEETREMQDDGTNVYSRPLPGRARMYPETDVPPFPVSRATLAQIEASLPELPEAKIRRLAATYRAVGDEEIRQLVALGWADAFESVATPEAPPERQKLAARAFLQTIPELGKAGVPEDRITPALVAQAFAALSAGRFAKEALPTVLRTMALSGKGADEAAASLGGTLTEEDVRREVRSLLDREAKLLAERGERAVSALMGDAMKALRGRADGALVSRVVREEIAARARR, from the coding sequence GTGGACTGGCGCGCCGTCGGCCTCAAGGTGGGACTCGAGATCCACCAGCAGCTCGACACGGACAAGCTCTTTTGCCGCTGCCCCTCGGTCCTCGAGGAGACGCACGACCTCGAGTTCACGCGGCGGCTGCGTCCGACCCAATCCGAGCTTGGCGAGGTCGACCGCGCGGCGCTCGAGCAGGCGCGGAAGCGGCTCACGTACCGGTACCAGGCCTCGCGCGGATCGAGTTGCCTCGTGGAGCTGGACGAGGAGCCGCCCCACGCCATCAGCGAGCGCGCCGTGCGCGTGGGCCTCACGGTCGCGCGCCTTCTTTCCGCGCGACCCGTCGACGAAGTGCACGTCATGCGCAAGATCGTCGTCGACGGCTCCAACACGACGGGCTTCCAGCGCACCGCGCTCTTGGCGCAGGCCGGCCGCGTGGAGGCCCCCTCCGGCGGCGCGTCGATCGATGCGATCTGCCTCGAGGAGGACGCCTGCCGCAAGGTGTCGACGGACGAGCGGGGGATCACCTACAAGCTCGATCGCCTGGGCATCCCGCTCCTGGAGATCGCAACGGGCCCGGACATCCGCACGCCCGAGCAGGCGCGCGAGGTGGCCCTTGCCATCGGCCAGGCGCTCCGCGCGACGGGCAAGGTGAAACGCGGCCTCGGCACGATCCGGCAGGACCTGAACGTCTCCATCGAGGGCGGCGCGCGCGTCGAGATCAAGGGTGTGCAGGAGCTGAACCTCCTGCCCGTCGCCGTCGAGAGGGAGGTCGAGCGCCAGCGCAAGCTCCTCGAGATCCGCGGCCGCCTGGCCGAGCGAAAGGTGCTCGAATCGAGCTTGCGCGACCTGCAGGTGGACGCGACGCACCTGTTCGCAAAGACGAGCGCCAAGGTCGTGCAAAGCGCCACGGGAAAGGGCGGCGTCGTGCTGGCGCTTCGGCTCCACGGGTTCGCCGGCCTGCTTGGCAGCAAGAAGGAAGGCTGGCCCCGCCTGGGGTCCGAGCTTGCCGCGCACGCGAAGGCGCGCGCGGGCGTCAAGGGCATCTTCCACACCGATGAACTGCCGGACTACGGCATCTCGGCTGAAGAGGTGAACGCGGTACGAAGCGCGCTACAATGCGGTCCGGAGGACGCCTTTGCCCTCGTCGCCGACGAGCGCTCCCGCGCCGCCGCCGCGCTCGAAGCCGTCCGCGAGCGCGCCATCGGCGCGCTCCTTGGCGTGCCCGAGGAGACCCGCGAGATGCAGGACGACGGCACCAACGTCTACAGCCGCCCCCTGCCCGGCCGCGCGCGCATGTACCCAGAGACCGACGTGCCGCCGTTTCCCGTCTCGCGCGCCACGCTTGCGCAGATCGAGGCGAGCCTGCCCGAGCTTCCCGAAGCGAAGATCCGGCGCCTTGCCGCCACCTACCGCGCGGTCGGGGACGAGGAGATTCGCCAACTCGTCGCGCTTGGCTGGGCCGACGCGTTCGAGTCCGTCGCGACGCCGGAGGCGCCGCCCGAACGTCAGAAGCTCGCCGCGCGCGCGTTCCTGCAGACGATCCCCGAGCTTGGGAAGGCCGGCGTGCCGGAGGATCGCATCACGCCCGCCCTCGTTGCCCAGGCCTTCGCCGCGCTCTCGGCCGGACGCTTTGCCAAGGAAGCGCTCCCCACGGTCCTGCGAACGATGGCGCTCTCCGGCAAGGGCGCCGACGAGGCCGCCGCGTCGCTGGGCGGCACCCTCACGGAGGAGGACGTGCGCCGCGAGGTGCGAAGCCTGCTCGACCGCGAGGCAAAGCTCCTCGCCGAGCGCGGCGAGCGCGCCGTCTCGGCGCTCATGGGCGACGCCATGAAAGCCCTGCGCGGCCGCGCCGACGGCGCGCTCGTGAGCCGCGTGGTGCGCGAGGAGATCGCCGCGCGCGCGCGGCGCTAG
- the gatD gene encoding Glu-tRNA(Gln) amidotransferase subunit GatD, producing MPAAPRNAPRPPGLAEKRVRDAGANDGDVVLVQKDGRRWQGVLLPHHGFSEPDVLTVKLPSGYNVGIRVDDDTEVDLVEPREPPARPERRLPAGKGLPKVSILGTGGTIASYVDYRTGAVHPATTAGELAFATPEIFDLADVSARVVFQVFSEDLVPANWRTLAREIAAEFRAGARGVVVPHGTDTLGFTGAALSFLLGNLPGPVVLVGAQRSSDRPSSDASSNLQDAVAVAAGAELGEVVVVMHRGVSDGVAAIHRGNRVRKMHSSRRDAFQSPNARPLGVVRDGAVELSDSHAPRSGGEVELRDGLEEDVALVWSHPGLKPEALHLARKGVVLAGTGLGHVANRLVPEIARLRDRGTLVAMATQCLHGRANLAVYSTGRDLLKAGVVSAGDMLPETAYVKLMWALGRARTPEEAAKLFATPMAGEMDERSDIGEFGGA from the coding sequence ATGCCCGCGGCGCCCCGGAACGCTCCCCGACCTCCCGGTCTTGCGGAGAAGCGCGTGCGCGACGCGGGCGCCAACGACGGCGACGTCGTGCTCGTGCAGAAGGACGGCCGTCGCTGGCAAGGCGTCCTCCTGCCGCACCACGGTTTCTCCGAGCCCGACGTGCTCACGGTCAAGCTTCCCTCCGGCTACAACGTGGGCATCCGCGTCGACGACGACACGGAGGTGGACCTCGTCGAGCCGCGCGAGCCGCCGGCGCGGCCGGAGCGGAGGCTGCCCGCCGGCAAAGGCCTGCCGAAGGTCTCCATTCTCGGCACGGGCGGCACGATCGCAAGCTACGTCGACTACCGAACGGGCGCCGTGCATCCGGCCACGACGGCCGGCGAGCTCGCGTTTGCGACGCCGGAGATCTTCGATCTCGCCGACGTCTCCGCGCGCGTCGTCTTCCAGGTCTTCAGCGAGGACCTCGTCCCCGCCAACTGGCGAACCCTCGCGCGCGAGATCGCCGCCGAGTTCCGTGCCGGCGCGCGCGGCGTGGTGGTGCCGCACGGCACCGACACGCTTGGCTTCACGGGCGCCGCTCTCTCGTTCCTCCTTGGCAACCTGCCGGGCCCCGTCGTGCTCGTGGGCGCGCAGCGGTCCTCCGACCGTCCGAGCAGCGATGCGTCGTCGAACCTGCAGGACGCCGTCGCCGTCGCGGCTGGCGCGGAGCTGGGCGAGGTGGTCGTGGTGATGCATCGCGGCGTCTCGGACGGCGTGGCGGCCATCCACCGGGGAAACCGCGTGCGGAAGATGCACAGCTCGCGCCGCGACGCCTTCCAATCCCCAAACGCGCGGCCCCTTGGCGTCGTGCGCGACGGCGCCGTGGAGCTTTCCGATTCGCACGCGCCCCGCTCCGGCGGCGAGGTCGAGCTTCGCGACGGGCTCGAGGAGGACGTGGCGCTCGTGTGGAGCCACCCCGGCTTGAAGCCCGAGGCGCTGCACCTTGCGCGAAAAGGCGTCGTGCTGGCGGGCACGGGCCTCGGGCACGTCGCCAATCGGCTCGTCCCCGAGATCGCGCGCCTGCGCGACCGCGGCACGCTTGTCGCCATGGCGACGCAGTGCCTGCACGGGCGCGCGAACCTCGCCGTCTACTCGACCGGACGCGATCTCCTCAAGGCAGGCGTCGTTTCGGCCGGCGACATGCTGCCGGAGACGGCGTACGTGAAACTCATGTGGGCGCTGGGTCGCGCGCGCACGCCCGAAGAGGCCGCGAAGCTCTTCGCGACGCCGATGGCCGGCGAGATGGACGAGCGAAGCGACATCGGCGAGTTCGGGGGCGCGTAG
- the nth gene encoding endonuclease III, with amino-acid sequence MPRETKETKRARARRIVRALRALYPDSRCSLDFRNPFELVIAVILSAQCTDATVNKVTPGLFARWPTPQALADAPQAEVERVVRPTGYYSAKARNIRGAAAMIAERHGGRVPETMEELVELPGVGRKTANVVLWNAHGKNEGIAVDTHVLRIAKRLALATTERPEKTERELADLVPRNEWGHLTHLLIDHGRAVCVARSPRCESCRIAALCPTGPRVLAARAAARTRS; translated from the coding sequence ATGCCCCGAGAAACCAAGGAAACGAAGCGAGCCCGCGCGCGGCGCATCGTCCGCGCGCTGCGCGCGCTCTACCCCGACTCGCGCTGCTCGCTCGACTTCCGAAACCCCTTCGAGCTCGTGATCGCCGTCATCCTCTCGGCGCAGTGCACGGACGCGACCGTGAACAAGGTCACCCCGGGCCTGTTCGCGCGCTGGCCCACGCCCCAGGCGCTCGCCGACGCTCCGCAGGCGGAGGTCGAGCGGGTCGTCCGCCCCACCGGGTACTACTCGGCCAAGGCGCGCAACATCCGCGGGGCCGCCGCCATGATCGCGGAGCGCCACGGCGGACGCGTGCCGGAGACGATGGAGGAGCTCGTCGAGCTTCCGGGCGTGGGGCGCAAGACGGCCAACGTCGTGCTCTGGAACGCGCACGGCAAGAACGAGGGAATCGCCGTCGACACGCACGTGCTGCGCATCGCCAAGCGGCTCGCGCTTGCCACCACGGAGCGGCCCGAGAAGACCGAACGCGAGCTTGCGGACCTCGTGCCCCGGAACGAATGGGGGCACCTCACGCACCTCCTGATCGACCACGGCCGCGCCGTCTGCGTTGCGCGCTCACCGCGGTGCGAGTCGTGCCGGATCGCGGCCCTCTGCCCGACGGGGCCCCGCGTCTTGGCCGCCCGCGCGGCGGCGCGGACGCGCAGCTAG
- a CDS encoding S8/S53 family peptidase: protein MAGWLIAIPALALAGCIGGVEQSAPIETSAGTALPTAEQAVAAWDAFLAQGDAEAAQPEILDDPAAETPRVVVAVVDTGVNPFHEFFARPELLAPGALPLRAVDAVTGQAARYVPIRPIAEMAEGDWLADILEPERLYRFAGTNLLFYSMLDDVTAADYNGHGTATAGTVAHELPQAIVVMVQTDGGNLDRAVAWAAAQPWIDVISVSWGCLANCAWSYPAERAGLLADESARITREAHAAGKIVVNSAGNDPTPHWTDSRDGPPWVVAAGGADPYRRGEAWIAAKGAEVVSNFTVMAPRHNHPTEMRAIGGTSFACPTVAGTFARAILEARERVGHVGGIVEGKLVAGEDASFTNEDFRNALHRNAVYWTTTDYSPLATHPSGSATHAGVPINPLAPWLQMGWGYVTGEQAPAIVESLFSGQYPSKPSQAESHMNLLQSIRQALWP from the coding sequence ATGGCCGGTTGGCTCATCGCGATTCCCGCGCTCGCGCTTGCCGGCTGCATCGGCGGCGTCGAGCAGAGCGCTCCCATCGAGACGAGCGCCGGAACCGCGCTTCCCACGGCCGAGCAGGCGGTCGCCGCCTGGGACGCCTTCCTCGCGCAAGGCGACGCCGAAGCGGCGCAGCCGGAGATCCTGGACGACCCCGCCGCCGAGACTCCGCGGGTGGTCGTGGCCGTCGTGGACACGGGCGTGAACCCGTTCCACGAGTTCTTCGCGCGGCCCGAGCTTCTGGCCCCCGGCGCGCTTCCGCTTCGCGCCGTGGACGCGGTCACGGGCCAGGCGGCCCGGTACGTCCCGATCCGTCCCATCGCGGAAATGGCCGAGGGCGACTGGCTCGCCGACATTCTCGAGCCCGAGCGCCTGTATCGCTTCGCCGGAACGAACCTCCTCTTCTACAGCATGCTCGACGACGTCACCGCCGCCGACTACAACGGCCACGGCACCGCCACGGCCGGCACGGTCGCCCACGAGCTTCCGCAAGCCATCGTCGTCATGGTCCAGACCGACGGCGGAAACCTCGACCGCGCGGTCGCGTGGGCCGCCGCGCAGCCGTGGATCGACGTGATCAGTGTGTCGTGGGGCTGCCTTGCCAACTGCGCGTGGTCCTATCCGGCCGAACGCGCAGGATTGCTCGCCGACGAGTCGGCGCGCATCACGCGCGAGGCGCACGCCGCGGGCAAGATCGTCGTGAACAGCGCCGGCAACGATCCGACGCCGCATTGGACGGACTCGCGCGACGGACCGCCGTGGGTCGTGGCCGCAGGCGGCGCAGACCCGTACCGCCGCGGCGAGGCGTGGATCGCGGCCAAGGGCGCCGAGGTCGTCTCCAACTTCACCGTCATGGCTCCGCGCCACAACCACCCGACGGAGATGCGCGCCATCGGCGGCACGAGCTTTGCCTGCCCGACGGTCGCGGGCACCTTTGCTCGCGCGATCCTCGAGGCGCGCGAGCGCGTGGGGCACGTGGGCGGCATCGTCGAGGGCAAGCTCGTCGCGGGCGAGGACGCGTCCTTCACGAACGAGGACTTCCGCAACGCGCTCCACCGCAACGCGGTCTATTGGACCACGACGGACTACAGCCCGCTTGCGACGCACCCAAGCGGCAGCGCGACGCACGCGGGCGTCCCGATCAACCCGCTGGCGCCCTGGCTGCAGATGGGCTGGGGCTACGTCACGGGCGAGCAGGCGCCCGCCATCGTCGAGAGCCTCTTCTCGGGCCAGTACCCCTCGAAGCCCTCGCAGGCGGAGAGCCACATGAACCTCCTCCAGTCCATCCGCCAGGCGCTGTGGCCCTGA